The Desulfomicrobium macestii genome has a window encoding:
- the hemC gene encoding hydroxymethylbilane synthase, which translates to MNTIRIATRGSKLALWQAHHISGLLRAQYPGMTVELNIIKTKGDKILDVPLAKIGGKGLFVKEIEEALLAGEADIAVHSMKDVPAQLPEGLKLGIIPEREVPTDSFLSVNYPDIASLPAGARVGTSSLRRQTQLMGLRRDLCILSLRGNLDTRVGKLMADEFDAIIVATAGMNRLELSAPHMQELAPPMFYPAVAQGALGIEYRADRPQLDELLAFLDHAPSKVCVEAERSFLFGLDGGCQVPIAGYATLSGSELTLTGLVADLCGERVIRRQATAPADAAVALGADVARAVLAAGGKDILDEVYRSGAAV; encoded by the coding sequence ATGAACACCATTCGCATCGCCACCCGTGGCAGCAAGTTGGCCCTGTGGCAGGCTCATCACATTTCCGGTCTGCTTCGTGCCCAGTATCCGGGCATGACCGTCGAGCTCAACATCATTAAGACCAAGGGCGACAAGATCCTTGATGTGCCCCTGGCCAAGATCGGCGGCAAGGGCCTTTTCGTGAAGGAAATCGAGGAAGCCCTCCTGGCCGGCGAGGCCGACATCGCCGTGCATTCCATGAAGGACGTGCCGGCGCAGCTGCCCGAGGGTCTCAAGCTCGGCATCATCCCCGAGCGCGAAGTGCCTACCGACTCCTTCCTGAGCGTCAACTACCCTGACATCGCGTCGCTTCCGGCCGGAGCCCGGGTCGGGACCAGCAGCCTGCGCCGCCAGACCCAGCTCATGGGTTTGCGCCGGGACCTGTGCATCCTCTCCCTGCGCGGTAATCTGGACACGCGGGTGGGCAAGCTCATGGCCGATGAATTCGACGCCATCATCGTGGCCACGGCGGGCATGAACCGCCTCGAACTCTCCGCTCCGCACATGCAGGAGCTGGCCCCGCCCATGTTCTATCCGGCAGTGGCCCAGGGGGCGCTTGGCATCGAGTACCGCGCCGACCGGCCGCAGCTGGACGAGCTTCTGGCCTTTCTGGACCATGCGCCTTCCAAGGTCTGCGTGGAGGCGGAGCGGTCTTTTCTGTTCGGTCTGGACGGAGGCTGCCAGGTGCCCATCGCCGGCTACGCGACCCTCAGCGGCTCGGAGCTCACCCTCACGGGCCTGGTGGCCGATCTCTGCGGCGAGCGGGTCATCCGCCGCCAGGCAACGGCTCCGGCAGACGCGGCCGTCGCCCTTGGCGCGGATGTGGCACGGGCCGTGCTGGCCGCCGGCGGCAAGGATATTCTCGACGAGGTCTACCGGAGCGGCGCGGCGGTCTGA
- a CDS encoding ABC transporter ATP-binding protein, with protein MSLLQIQNMTKTFGGLCAVSDFSIAIEGNELMALIGPNGAGKTTVFNLVSGFYSPSEGSLVFKGKSLAGLKPHQVTAMGIARTFQNIRLWHDMTVLENIQISQHYNLGYNLVDAFLRTRRYMGNEKRIADRGYEILEALDLRQFAEEKPKNLPYGLQRRVEIARALSINPSLLLLDEPAAGLNSSDVNDLIKLIGWIHDEFKIAIWMIEHQMDVVMSLCSWIKVVDFGVTIAEGTPEQIQNNPDVIKAYLGDENI; from the coding sequence ATGTCCCTTTTGCAGATTCAAAACATGACAAAAACCTTCGGCGGCCTGTGCGCGGTGTCGGACTTCTCCATTGCCATCGAAGGCAACGAGCTCATGGCCCTCATCGGTCCCAACGGAGCGGGCAAGACCACGGTGTTCAATCTGGTGTCCGGATTCTATTCGCCGTCGGAAGGGTCCCTGGTCTTCAAGGGCAAGTCCCTGGCCGGTCTCAAGCCGCATCAGGTCACGGCCATGGGAATAGCGCGGACCTTCCAGAACATCCGCCTCTGGCACGACATGACCGTGCTTGAAAACATCCAGATCTCCCAGCACTACAACCTCGGCTACAACCTTGTGGACGCCTTCCTGCGCACCCGTCGCTACATGGGCAACGAGAAGCGCATCGCCGACCGGGGCTATGAGATCCTCGAAGCCCTCGATCTGCGGCAGTTCGCCGAGGAAAAGCCCAAGAACCTCCCCTACGGCCTGCAAAGACGCGTCGAAATAGCGCGCGCCCTGTCCATCAACCCGTCGCTGCTGCTGCTCGACGAACCTGCGGCCGGGCTCAACTCGTCCGACGTCAACGATCTGATCAAGCTCATCGGATGGATTCACGACGAGTTCAAGATCGCCATCTGGATGATCGAACACCAGATGGACGTGGTCATGTCGCTGTGCTCCTGGATCAAGGTCGTCGATTTCGGCGTGACCATCGCGGAAGGAACTCCGGAACAGATCCAGAACAATCCGGATGTCATCAAAGCTTATCTTGGAGACGAGAATATATAA
- a CDS encoding branched-chain amino acid ABC transporter permease produces the protein MLASIIQNLFNAFQWGSFYSLIALGYTLVYGVLRLINFAHGDIFMVGAYIAFFIATAILGMAVSLPGWVVLAMVIPLTMILTALVGVSLERIAYRPLRRKGAHRLYVVITALMCGLVLENGNLALLGASRKSFPELVDKVVYTVGDLSMTNLKIGVVFSAILVFIFLHFIVTKTKIGMAMRAISYDKFAVPLMGIPIDTVIVFTFILGSSFAGLAGLLFALSYPILDPYMGAMIGWKAFIAAVVGGIGDIRGAFLGGFLLGFVEILVVAVFPSTYRDLIAFAILMTILCIKPTGMFGVAGTTKI, from the coding sequence GTGCTCGCAAGTATTATCCAGAACCTCTTCAACGCGTTTCAGTGGGGAAGTTTCTACTCCCTGATCGCGCTTGGCTATACGCTGGTGTACGGCGTGTTGCGTTTGATCAATTTCGCGCACGGCGACATTTTCATGGTTGGCGCTTACATCGCGTTCTTCATCGCCACGGCCATCCTGGGCATGGCCGTCTCGCTCCCGGGCTGGGTGGTTTTGGCCATGGTCATACCCTTGACCATGATCCTCACCGCTCTGGTGGGCGTATCGCTGGAACGCATCGCGTACCGGCCGCTGCGCCGCAAGGGCGCACATCGCCTATACGTCGTCATCACCGCGCTCATGTGCGGGCTGGTTCTTGAAAACGGCAACCTCGCGCTGCTCGGAGCCAGCCGCAAGAGCTTTCCCGAACTCGTGGACAAGGTCGTCTACACCGTCGGTGATCTGAGCATGACCAACCTGAAAATCGGAGTCGTGTTTTCAGCAATCCTGGTCTTCATCTTTCTGCATTTCATCGTCACCAAGACCAAGATCGGAATGGCCATGCGCGCCATCTCCTACGACAAGTTCGCGGTACCGCTCATGGGCATCCCCATCGATACGGTCATCGTCTTCACGTTCATTCTCGGTTCCTCTTTCGCCGGACTGGCGGGACTGCTTTTCGCCCTCTCCTATCCCATCCTGGACCCTTACATGGGCGCAATGATCGGCTGGAAGGCGTTCATCGCCGCCGTGGTCGGAGGGATCGGCGACATTCGCGGGGCTTTCCTGGGCGGCTTTCTCCTCGGTTTCGTGGAAATTCTCGTCGTCGCGGTTTTCCCGTCGACCTACAGGGACCTGATCGCTTTCGCCATCCTGATGACCATCCTGTGCATCAAGCCCACGGGCATGTTCGGCGTGGCAGGCACGACCAAGATCTGA
- a CDS encoding DUF523 domain-containing protein, giving the protein MTRTDLKDYGPILVSACLLGIYCRYDGRCETDERVMALSEGHVLIPVCPEQLGGLPTPRSAVELLDGRAVTRDGADLTEAFERGVLQVERVARLTGARAAVLQPRSPSCGRDIIYDGTFSGRRIEGDGALTQSLRAQGFLLLVPDELD; this is encoded by the coding sequence ATGACAAGAACGGATTTGAAGGACTACGGCCCCATTTTGGTCAGTGCCTGTCTGCTCGGGATCTATTGCCGCTATGACGGACGCTGCGAGACGGACGAGAGGGTCATGGCCCTGTCAGAGGGTCATGTCCTGATCCCTGTCTGTCCGGAACAGCTGGGCGGTCTGCCCACGCCGCGTTCGGCCGTGGAGCTGCTCGACGGCCGGGCCGTGACCAGGGACGGGGCCGACCTGACCGAGGCCTTCGAACGCGGTGTCCTGCAGGTAGAGCGAGTGGCCCGGCTGACCGGGGCCCGGGCGGCCGTTTTGCAGCCTCGATCGCCGAGCTGCGGGCGGGACATCATTTATGACGGCACCTTTTCCGGCCGACGCATCGAGGGGGACGGCGCCCTTACGCAGTCTCTGCGGGCGCAGGGTTTTTTGCTGCTCGTGCCCGACGAACTTGATTGA
- a CDS encoding PilZ domain-containing protein, with protein sequence MTSTANRREFERQRKEVRVRYSLLGSEEYSDARLVDVSEGGLCMETSTPLRTGTQIYVQLLNINPEISGLAAHRTSHGRVRWTRDLGCLEQTRFGIGVQYTHPVCH encoded by the coding sequence ATGACAAGCACGGCAAACAGGCGCGAATTCGAGCGTCAGCGAAAAGAGGTGAGGGTGAGGTACAGTCTGCTCGGCAGCGAGGAATACAGCGATGCCCGGCTCGTGGACGTGAGCGAGGGGGGGCTTTGCATGGAGACCAGCACGCCGCTCAGGACCGGCACCCAGATCTATGTACAGCTTTTGAACATCAATCCCGAAATTTCGGGGCTGGCCGCGCACAGGACCTCCCACGGCAGGGTGCGCTGGACCAGGGATTTGGGCTGTTTGGAGCAAACCCGTTTCGGGATCGGGGTGCAGTACACGCATCCTGTCTGTCACTGA
- a CDS encoding ATP-dependent 6-phosphofructokinase — MGTAPRIDTSVPTLGPCKVDNPLPYCHHIDDSSKMPLYLSSEILDGATSKTVYEFEEAGPRQKIYFDPPKTKCAIVTCGGLCPGINDVIRAIVMSAHHNYHISGIYGIRYGLQGFIPKYKHDIMELTPDSVRDIHEFGGTILSSSRGPQAPEEIVDALERMNISVLFMIGGDGTMKAAGSVTEEVLRRGLKISIIGIPKTIDNDINFVTRSFGFDTAVEKATEAIRCAHIEALGAPGGIGMVKLMGRESGFIAAQASLALKEVNFVLVPEAPFELHGPDGFLVQLKTRLEQRQHAVIVVAEGAGQDLCRIDNQVDLSGNPILGDICDVLRSEIKKFFAAEDFPYTLKYIDPSYIIRSIPANSNDRIYCGFLGQHAVHAAMAGKTGMVVSKLQERYLYLPLPLVTAKRRKLNIYSNYWRSVMESTGQPQSMFNCATKA, encoded by the coding sequence ATGGGCACCGCGCCACGCATCGATACTTCCGTCCCCACCCTTGGCCCATGCAAGGTCGACAATCCCTTGCCCTACTGCCACCATATCGACGACAGTTCCAAGATGCCCCTTTATCTCTCCAGCGAAATCCTCGACGGCGCGACGTCAAAAACCGTCTATGAATTCGAGGAGGCGGGACCCAGGCAAAAAATCTATTTCGATCCGCCCAAGACCAAATGCGCCATCGTGACCTGCGGCGGGCTGTGTCCGGGCATCAACGACGTGATCAGGGCCATCGTCATGAGCGCCCACCACAACTATCACATCTCCGGAATCTACGGAATCCGCTACGGCCTGCAGGGCTTCATCCCCAAATACAAGCACGACATCATGGAACTGACCCCGGACAGCGTCCGCGACATCCATGAATTCGGCGGCACCATCCTGTCTTCCTCGCGCGGGCCCCAGGCTCCGGAAGAGATCGTGGACGCGCTGGAGCGCATGAACATCTCGGTCCTGTTCATGATCGGCGGCGACGGGACCATGAAGGCGGCCGGCTCCGTGACCGAGGAGGTCCTGCGGCGGGGGCTCAAGATCTCCATCATCGGCATCCCCAAGACCATCGACAACGACATCAACTTCGTGACCCGCTCCTTTGGTTTCGACACGGCCGTGGAAAAAGCCACCGAGGCCATCCGCTGCGCCCACATCGAAGCCCTGGGAGCACCCGGCGGCATCGGCATGGTCAAGCTCATGGGCCGGGAGTCGGGCTTCATCGCGGCCCAGGCCAGCCTGGCCTTGAAAGAGGTCAATTTCGTGCTGGTCCCCGAAGCGCCTTTCGAGCTGCACGGCCCGGACGGCTTTCTGGTTCAGCTCAAAACCCGCCTGGAGCAGCGGCAGCACGCGGTCATCGTCGTGGCCGAAGGGGCCGGTCAGGACCTGTGCCGGATCGACAACCAGGTCGATCTCTCGGGCAACCCCATCCTGGGCGACATCTGCGATGTGCTGCGCTCGGAAATAAAAAAATTCTTCGCGGCCGAGGACTTTCCCTACACCCTCAAATACATCGATCCAAGCTACATCATCCGCTCCATCCCGGCCAATTCCAACGACCGCATCTACTGCGGCTTCCTCGGACAGCATGCCGTGCACGCGGCCATGGCCGGCAAGACCGGGATGGTCGTGTCCAAACTGCAGGAGCGCTACCTCTACCTGCCCCTGCCCCTGGTCACCGCCAAGCGGCGCAAGCTCAACATCTACTCCAACTACTGGAGATCGGTCATGGAATCCACCGGACAACCCCAATCCATGTTTAACTGCGCCACAAAGGCATAG
- a CDS encoding D-sedoheptulose 7-phosphate isomerase, with the protein MTERVHKIITDHAHEGAVLRKTFFADNAAQVAEVARAMALSLTAGGKILFCGNGGSAADAQHFAAELVNRFMMERPPLPAIALTTDTSALTAIGNDYSFDRIFSKQVQALGRPGDVLIGISTSGRSANVNEALRVGLENGLVTVGLGGGGGGAMLAHCHHALIVPDTRTPLVQEIHGAIGHLLCGLVDYYLFEAVAELEPFLGSEQP; encoded by the coding sequence ATGACGGAGCGGGTGCACAAGATCATAACGGACCATGCGCATGAAGGCGCCGTGCTGCGCAAGACCTTTTTTGCCGACAATGCCGCCCAGGTGGCCGAAGTGGCCCGGGCCATGGCTCTCAGCCTCACGGCCGGCGGAAAGATCCTTTTCTGCGGCAACGGCGGCAGCGCCGCCGATGCGCAGCATTTCGCGGCCGAGCTGGTCAACCGCTTTATGATGGAGCGGCCTCCGTTGCCGGCCATCGCCCTGACCACGGACACCTCGGCCCTGACCGCCATCGGCAACGACTATTCGTTCGACCGGATTTTCAGCAAGCAGGTCCAGGCCCTGGGGCGCCCAGGGGACGTGCTGATCGGCATCTCCACCTCGGGTCGCAGCGCCAACGTCAACGAGGCGCTGCGCGTGGGCCTGGAGAACGGGCTGGTCACGGTGGGTCTTGGCGGAGGCGGCGGCGGAGCCATGCTCGCTCACTGTCATCACGCCCTCATCGTACCGGACACGCGGACGCCCCTGGTCCAGGAAATTCACGGAGCCATCGGCCACCTTCTGTGCGGTCTGGTGGACTATTATCTGTTTGAAGCGGTTGCGGAGCTCGAACCTTTCCTGGGTTCGGAGCAACCATAA
- a CDS encoding FmdB family zinc ribbon protein yields MPIFEYVCNSCHKEFEEIVLGGEQPVCPTCGAADTTKLISRGVFRTGGPIVMGSPSASAITTRGKSGCGTCSGGNCSSCG; encoded by the coding sequence ATGCCCATCTTCGAATATGTATGCAATTCCTGTCACAAGGAATTCGAGGAAATCGTTCTCGGCGGGGAGCAGCCCGTCTGTCCGACCTGCGGCGCCGCGGACACGACCAAGCTCATTTCGCGTGGCGTGTTCCGGACCGGAGGCCCCATCGTCATGGGCTCTCCCTCTGCCAGCGCCATCACCACCAGAGGCAAGAGCGGTTGCGGTACCTGCTCCGGCGGCAATTGTTCCAGCTGCGGCTAA
- a CDS encoding branched-chain amino acid ABC transporter permease, with the protein MRKLTVPTLLLAITGVIVFMSHQEYIDLYIQSVIMFMGVNIILSSSFNIVNGYMGEFACGHAGFMAVGAYVTSVINVMLFTDDKVFGAALLPPETAVYLFPFTLLIGGAAAAVAGVLVAIPSFKTRDDYLAIITIAANFIIISTIINIDKIGGARGFMGMKKVLFAMSDSYDIPWILLWVIVFTFGTVFIIRRYVTSTYGKGIIAIKQDEVAAEIMSVNTNRMKLVAFMLSSGLAGIAGGLFAHILGYINPNSFGILKSTECLVMVYLGGMGSLSGSVISAILFTLLLESLRFIIPWMDTAMHYVHLLPDSYELSQVWKWVIIPLILILLMQFRPEGIMGNRELSDIFPKLKKFYSFK; encoded by the coding sequence ATGCGAAAACTAACCGTCCCCACGCTCCTGCTGGCGATTACCGGTGTGATAGTGTTCATGTCCCATCAGGAATACATCGACCTGTACATTCAGTCCGTCATCATGTTCATGGGCGTGAACATCATCCTGTCCAGCAGTTTCAACATCGTGAACGGCTACATGGGCGAGTTCGCCTGCGGGCATGCCGGATTCATGGCCGTTGGCGCCTACGTGACCTCCGTCATCAACGTGATGCTCTTCACCGACGACAAGGTCTTCGGCGCGGCGCTGCTGCCCCCGGAAACGGCCGTCTATCTCTTCCCCTTCACCCTGCTGATCGGCGGAGCCGCCGCAGCGGTGGCCGGCGTGCTGGTGGCCATTCCCTCGTTCAAGACCCGCGACGACTACCTGGCGATCATCACCATCGCGGCCAACTTCATCATCATCAGCACCATCATCAACATAGACAAGATCGGCGGCGCCAGAGGCTTCATGGGCATGAAGAAAGTGCTCTTCGCCATGAGCGACAGCTACGACATCCCCTGGATTCTGCTCTGGGTCATCGTCTTCACCTTCGGCACGGTGTTCATCATCCGCCGCTACGTGACCTCGACCTACGGCAAGGGCATCATCGCCATCAAGCAGGACGAGGTGGCCGCGGAGATTATGAGCGTCAACACCAACAGGATGAAGCTGGTGGCCTTCATGCTTTCAAGCGGCCTGGCCGGCATCGCGGGCGGCCTCTTTGCGCACATTCTGGGCTACATCAACCCGAATTCCTTCGGAATCCTGAAGTCGACGGAATGCCTGGTCATGGTCTATCTTGGCGGAATGGGCTCGCTCAGCGGCTCGGTCATCTCCGCGATCCTGTTCACCCTGCTTCTGGAATCGCTGCGCTTCATTATTCCCTGGATGGACACCGCCATGCACTACGTGCACCTGCTCCCCGACAGCTATGAGCTGAGTCAGGTCTGGAAATGGGTCATCATTCCCCTCATCCTCATCCTGCTCATGCAGTTCAGGCCCGAAGGCATCATGGGCAATCGGGAGCTGTCCGACATCTTCCCGAAACTGAAAAAATTCTACTCGTTCAAGTAA
- the cobT gene encoding nicotinate-nucleotide--dimethylbenzimidazole phosphoribosyltransferase: MLQSTIAKIRPLDRAFFQKAQAHLDSQTKPKGSLGVLERVACRLVAMAGGEAPRVDPARIYTCAGDHGVAAQGVSLFPQEVTRQMVTNFVMNGAAINVLTRTADVDLKVVDAGCLGGRFPEHPALVQCKVAPGTRDLSTEAAMSREECVRALENGIALAKAAHADGIVTLGTGEMGIANTTPATALFCACLDLPPAAITGPGTGLGAEGVRHKIAVIEKALALHAPTIAKADPIDILASLGGFEIATLAGMILGGASLGMPLVIDGFISSSAYVAARAICPLVAEYAFFSHASAEPGFAAVMQRLEAAPLLHLDMRLGEGTGAAMAVFILRSAANLYTDMATFSAAGVHSGE, translated from the coding sequence ATGCTTCAGTCCACCATCGCCAAGATCCGCCCCCTTGACCGCGCATTCTTCCAAAAAGCCCAGGCCCACCTCGATTCCCAGACAAAACCCAAAGGCAGCCTCGGTGTCCTGGAGCGGGTCGCCTGCCGACTGGTGGCCATGGCCGGTGGCGAAGCGCCCAGGGTCGACCCGGCCCGCATCTACACCTGCGCCGGGGATCACGGAGTGGCCGCCCAGGGCGTGAGCCTCTTCCCCCAGGAAGTGACGCGGCAGATGGTCACCAATTTCGTCATGAACGGCGCGGCCATCAACGTGCTGACCCGCACCGCGGATGTGGACCTCAAGGTCGTGGATGCGGGCTGCCTGGGCGGCAGGTTCCCCGAACACCCTGCCCTCGTCCAGTGCAAGGTCGCGCCCGGCACCAGGGATCTGAGCACAGAGGCGGCCATGAGCCGTGAGGAATGCGTAAGAGCCCTGGAGAACGGGATCGCCCTGGCCAAGGCCGCGCACGCGGACGGCATCGTGACCCTCGGCACCGGAGAGATGGGCATCGCCAACACAACCCCGGCCACGGCCCTCTTCTGCGCCTGCCTGGACCTGCCCCCCGCCGCCATCACCGGCCCCGGCACGGGCCTTGGGGCCGAAGGGGTGCGCCACAAGATCGCGGTCATCGAAAAGGCCCTGGCCCTGCATGCCCCCACCATCGCCAAGGCCGACCCCATCGATATCCTGGCCAGCCTCGGAGGATTTGAAATCGCGACCCTGGCCGGCATGATCCTTGGCGGAGCGAGCCTTGGCATGCCTCTGGTCATCGACGGATTCATCTCGTCCAGCGCCTATGTCGCGGCCCGCGCCATCTGCCCGCTGGTGGCCGAATACGCCTTCTTTTCCCACGCCTCGGCAGAACCCGGGTTCGCCGCCGTCATGCAGCGGCTGGAGGCCGCCCCGCTCCTGCACCTGGACATGCGCCTCGGCGAAGGCACCGGCGCGGCCATGGCCGTGTTCATCCTGCGCAGCGCGGCCAACCTCTACACCGACATGGCCACGTTCTCGGCGGCCGGCGTACACAGCGGAGAATAG
- a CDS encoding ABC transporter ATP-binding protein — MLLEVKNLYVKYGNIEALHGISFTVAKGEIVTLIGANGAGKTTTLHTITRVPPPEGPKITQGDILYEGKSMIGTEAHKVVQDLKIALSPEGRHIFGNLTVEENLQLATYARKDNDQIQVDFKRVYDLFPRLFERRKQRSESLSGGEQQMLSVGRSLMTGANFIMLDEPSMGLAPLLMYDMFRALKELNSQGMTLLLIEQNARIALQFAHRGYVLDTGAIVASGNARELMNNPDVKKAYLGG; from the coding sequence ATGCTGCTCGAAGTCAAAAACCTCTATGTGAAGTACGGCAACATCGAAGCCTTGCACGGCATCTCCTTCACCGTGGCCAAGGGTGAAATCGTCACCCTGATCGGCGCCAACGGCGCGGGAAAAACGACCACCCTGCACACCATCACCCGCGTCCCGCCGCCGGAAGGGCCGAAGATCACCCAGGGCGACATCCTCTACGAGGGCAAGAGCATGATCGGCACGGAAGCGCACAAGGTCGTGCAGGACCTCAAGATCGCCCTGTCCCCCGAGGGAAGGCACATCTTCGGCAACCTGACCGTCGAGGAGAACCTGCAGCTCGCCACCTATGCGCGCAAGGACAACGACCAGATCCAGGTGGATTTCAAGCGGGTCTACGACCTCTTCCCCCGGCTCTTCGAGCGCCGCAAACAGCGCAGCGAATCCCTGTCCGGCGGCGAGCAGCAGATGCTCTCCGTGGGCCGCTCGCTGATGACCGGAGCCAACTTCATCATGCTCGACGAACCCTCCATGGGGCTTGCGCCGCTCCTGATGTACGACATGTTCCGGGCCTTGAAGGAACTCAATTCCCAGGGCATGACCCTGCTTTTGATCGAGCAGAACGCGCGTATCGCCCTGCAGTTCGCGCACCGGGGCTATGTGCTCGATACCGGGGCCATCGTCGCCTCGGGCAATGCCCGGGAACTGATGAACAACCCCGACGTGAAAAAAGCGTACCTCGGAGGCTGA
- the thrB gene encoding homoserine kinase produces MNHQNIILIGMAATGKSTLGRRLARRLDWAFVDTDLLMEAWWGAPLQQIRDHLGLEAFVQAEAQQIQRVHLSQCVIATGGSVVYSEAAMAHLRGQGHIVYIQSSFETISHRLTNPTSRGLAIGPGQTLKDLYDERAPLYARYAQLTVDTDGATPDQSCSAIILGLSRTTQDEP; encoded by the coding sequence ATGAATCACCAGAACATCATCCTCATCGGCATGGCCGCCACAGGCAAATCGACCCTTGGCAGGCGTCTGGCCAGGCGGCTGGACTGGGCCTTCGTGGACACGGACCTGCTCATGGAAGCCTGGTGGGGCGCGCCCCTGCAGCAGATCAGGGATCACCTGGGCCTTGAGGCCTTCGTGCAGGCCGAAGCGCAGCAGATTCAGCGCGTGCACTTGAGCCAATGCGTCATCGCCACTGGCGGCAGCGTGGTCTATTCCGAGGCGGCCATGGCCCATCTGCGTGGCCAGGGGCACATCGTCTACATACAGTCGTCCTTTGAGACCATCTCTCACAGATTGACCAATCCGACCTCCAGAGGACTGGCCATCGGCCCCGGCCAGACCCTCAAAGACCTTTACGACGAACGCGCCCCCCTGTATGCACGCTACGCCCAGCTGACGGTGGACACTGACGGAGCAACTCCCGATCAATCCTGCTCCGCCATCATCCTTGGACTATCCCGAACCACACAGGACGAGCCGTGA